A stretch of the Streptomyces sp. WMMB303 genome encodes the following:
- a CDS encoding VTT domain-containing protein — MTGSPWIYVVIAVSVLLDVFVPVLPSGVLVIAASTAAAGTTAADAADLPGAAARSAAGSGQPVEVLLLMLCAACASVLGDLAAWRLAWRGGDRFDRAVARSRRLTSAQEQLGRALSQGGGALVVLARFAPAGRSVVSLTAGVTHRRAREFVPWSALAGVAWAAYSVGLGYLGAQWLGASWLGTAVSVLALFLAGGLAAYLIRREPDADADAAAEPERTVTSPAADPAPEVSITGSLLPGPTTFPVLPVFATLPAMRAGGEAAEEAGVTTALPSTPG; from the coding sequence GTGACCGGATCCCCGTGGATCTACGTGGTCATCGCGGTGTCCGTACTGCTCGATGTCTTCGTACCCGTGCTGCCCAGCGGCGTCCTGGTGATCGCCGCCTCCACCGCAGCCGCCGGGACGACCGCCGCGGACGCCGCCGACCTGCCCGGTGCCGCAGCACGCAGCGCGGCAGGAAGCGGCCAGCCGGTCGAGGTCCTGCTGTTGATGCTGTGCGCCGCCTGCGCCTCGGTGCTGGGCGACCTGGCAGCCTGGCGGCTGGCCTGGCGGGGCGGCGACCGCTTCGACCGGGCCGTCGCCCGCTCCCGCAGGCTCACCTCCGCGCAGGAACAGCTCGGCCGCGCGCTCTCGCAGGGCGGCGGCGCCCTCGTCGTGCTCGCCCGGTTCGCGCCCGCCGGACGCTCGGTCGTCAGCCTCACCGCAGGCGTGACACACCGCAGGGCACGGGAGTTCGTGCCCTGGTCGGCGCTGGCCGGGGTGGCCTGGGCCGCCTACAGCGTGGGGCTGGGCTACCTCGGCGCCCAGTGGCTGGGCGCCAGTTGGCTGGGCACGGCCGTCTCGGTGCTGGCGCTGTTCCTGGCGGGCGGGCTCGCCGCCTACCTGATACGCCGTGAGCCGGACGCGGACGCCGACGCCGCGGCGGAACCGGAGCGGACGGTCACCTCCCCCGCGGCGGACCCGGCGCCGGAGGTGTCCATCACGGGCTCCCTGCTGCCCGGCCCGACCACCTTCCCGGTGCTGCCGGTCTTCGCGACGCTCCCGGCGATGCGCGCGGGCGGCGAAGCCGCCGAAGAGGCCGGCGTCACCACGGCGCTCCCGTCAACGCCCGGGTGA
- a CDS encoding XRE family transcriptional regulator — MYVSEWENGKRTLSDRYAVILRQLLGVTDAELRGGRASVPGPATADGYDELLSRIDSAGSVSESMVKAFNDQTELLRTMDRQMGASGLVDQMTGHLSRLEDALDFAVLPSARRPVALALAGASTLAAWQAIDAGAVERAWRHYELAKRAARDAEEPMYLAHAMGEQAYVLCEAGRPSLGLDLVRDAQRILGQGGSPRLRAWLYSAEAELCAHVGLSDDCQRALDRAAASIPPGPEDRDPDMLSIFLNGGHLARWRGNVLALLGDSEAVTSLYGALEVVDPTFVRAQAGLHADLAQAHLVRAEYDDAGTHLRKARLLANRTGSVRQRRRIELLSARL; from the coding sequence GTGTACGTGTCCGAGTGGGAGAACGGCAAGCGCACCCTCTCGGATCGCTATGCCGTGATCCTGCGGCAACTTCTGGGAGTCACGGACGCAGAGTTGCGAGGGGGACGAGCGTCCGTGCCGGGGCCCGCAACGGCCGACGGGTACGACGAACTACTCAGCCGAATCGACTCGGCTGGCAGTGTCAGTGAATCCATGGTGAAAGCGTTCAACGACCAGACCGAACTGCTGCGGACGATGGACCGACAGATGGGGGCATCCGGCCTCGTTGATCAGATGACTGGGCATCTTTCTCGCTTGGAAGACGCCCTTGACTTCGCAGTGCTCCCCAGCGCGCGCCGACCCGTAGCGCTCGCACTCGCGGGAGCGTCGACGCTGGCAGCGTGGCAGGCAATCGACGCCGGGGCGGTGGAACGCGCTTGGCGCCACTACGAGCTTGCGAAGCGGGCCGCGCGTGATGCTGAAGAGCCCATGTACCTGGCTCACGCCATGGGAGAGCAGGCGTACGTGCTGTGCGAGGCCGGCCGACCGTCACTCGGCCTCGATTTGGTGCGCGATGCCCAACGGATTCTTGGGCAAGGTGGGTCACCTCGCCTTCGGGCCTGGCTGTACTCGGCTGAGGCGGAACTGTGCGCTCACGTTGGCCTGTCAGATGACTGCCAGCGAGCCCTTGACCGTGCAGCAGCAAGCATTCCGCCTGGGCCCGAGGACCGGGATCCTGACATGCTGAGCATCTTCCTCAACGGGGGACATCTGGCTCGGTGGCGTGGGAACGTCTTGGCCCTGCTGGGTGACTCTGAGGCGGTGACCAGCCTGTACGGGGCCCTCGAAGTGGTCGATCCGACCTTTGTCCGGGCTCAGGCTGGGCTACATGCTGATCTCGCGCAGGCTCACTTGGTGCGTGCCGAGTACGACGATGCCGGTACCCACCTACGGAAGGCGCGCCTGTTGGCGAACCGAACGGGATCGGTTCGCCAACGTCGCCGGATCGAGCTGCTCAGCGCGCGGTTGTAG
- a CDS encoding GGDEF domain-containing protein, which yields MNRLAAALALPLAAGWGLHTFALRRRLDEARRDPLTGLWTREPFEEAAARLLRAGPCAAVMADLDGLKSVNDTWGHAAGDSLIRAAAWRLDQCVTHVMSGAVGRLGGDEFAAVLPLPHSTELPLELGNIWDWLVSDAVNVGGRSVWLGASIGAAHTDDIGSRHLPTVLRRADEVMYLAKRGGGGWLSAAPGAPALPTVNGRRIGRTGTHTEPEGRAEA from the coding sequence GTGAACCGGCTCGCCGCCGCCCTGGCCCTGCCCTTGGCTGCCGGTTGGGGGCTGCACACGTTCGCTCTGCGGCGCCGTCTGGACGAAGCGCGCCGGGACCCGCTCACCGGGTTGTGGACCCGCGAGCCGTTCGAGGAAGCTGCTGCCCGGCTGCTGCGCGCGGGACCGTGCGCGGCGGTCATGGCCGATCTGGACGGACTCAAGTCCGTGAACGACACCTGGGGCCACGCCGCTGGGGACAGCCTGATCCGTGCGGCTGCCTGGCGCCTGGACCAGTGCGTCACGCACGTCATGTCCGGTGCGGTCGGGAGGCTCGGGGGCGATGAGTTCGCTGCCGTCCTCCCCCTGCCGCACAGCACCGAACTGCCGCTGGAACTGGGCAACATCTGGGACTGGCTCGTCAGCGACGCCGTCAACGTCGGCGGACGCTCCGTGTGGCTGGGCGCGTCCATCGGCGCGGCCCACACCGACGACATCGGCAGCCGTCACCTTCCGACCGTCCTGCGGCGGGCCGATGAGGTCATGTACCTGGCCAAGCGTGGCGGGGGCGGCTGGCTTTCCGCCGCTCCCGGCGCCCCGGCCCTGCCGACGGTCAACGGCCGTCGCATCGGCCGCACCGGCACCCACACCGAGCCCGAGGGGAGGGCCGAGGCATGA
- a CDS encoding chitinase, whose product MRATRVRGRGPAGRAAVLLPAVLAVLGAATGSGAPAVAAERPRPVVVPYFSQGWGDPPDPGAVLRKTGVDGFTFAFMLSAGGCEPRWDGVRPLTGGADERALWAVRVAGGEPVVSFGGGTGRKLEQDCADAAALARAYRKVIRAYGLRAIDIDIETRTYESAAARRRTVEALKRVKAAHPGLAIHVTLPSGRSGPDARLIGTAARAGLEPDSWTIMPFAFGSGPPTTPSGVQQARELDMGRATVRAAEGLAARLRAAYGYDAATAYAHSGISTMNGITGHQERVTVADFRTIARYARGRRLARLAFWSVNRDRPCGTLSYPAADRCSGVAQRPWEFTRALTGAPW is encoded by the coding sequence ATGAGGGCGACGAGAGTGCGCGGACGCGGACCGGCGGGTCGAGCGGCGGTACTGCTGCCGGCCGTGCTCGCCGTACTGGGAGCGGCGACGGGAAGCGGTGCCCCGGCCGTGGCGGCGGAGCGTCCGCGGCCGGTCGTCGTGCCGTACTTCTCCCAGGGCTGGGGCGATCCGCCCGACCCGGGAGCGGTCCTGCGGAAGACGGGAGTGGACGGGTTCACCTTCGCCTTCATGCTGAGCGCCGGCGGGTGTGAGCCGCGCTGGGACGGGGTGCGGCCGCTGACCGGCGGGGCGGACGAGCGCGCCCTGTGGGCGGTGCGGGTCGCGGGTGGTGAGCCCGTCGTCTCCTTCGGCGGCGGCACCGGCCGCAAGCTGGAGCAGGACTGCGCCGACGCCGCGGCGTTGGCCCGGGCCTACCGGAAGGTGATCCGCGCCTACGGGTTGCGTGCAATCGACATCGACATCGAGACGCGCACCTACGAGAGCGCCGCGGCCCGCCGCCGGACGGTGGAGGCGCTCAAGCGGGTCAAGGCGGCCCACCCCGGGCTGGCCATCCATGTGACGTTGCCCAGCGGCCGGAGCGGGCCGGACGCCCGGCTGATCGGGACCGCCGCGCGGGCCGGACTGGAACCGGACTCCTGGACGATCATGCCGTTCGCCTTCGGGAGCGGGCCGCCCACCACCCCGAGCGGTGTGCAGCAGGCGCGCGAGCTGGACATGGGGCGCGCCACGGTGCGGGCGGCCGAGGGGCTGGCCGCGCGGCTGCGGGCGGCGTACGGCTACGACGCGGCCACCGCGTACGCGCACAGCGGCATCTCCACCATGAACGGCATCACGGGGCATCAGGAGCGCGTCACCGTCGCGGACTTCCGCACGATCGCGCGGTACGCGCGCGGTCGGCGGCTGGCCCGGCTGGCGTTCTGGTCGGTCAACCGGGACCGGCCCTGCGGCACGCTGTCCTACCCGGCGGCCGACCGCTGTTCCGGAGTGGCCCAGCGGCCGTGGGAGTTCACCCGGGCGTTGACGGGAGCGCCGTGGTGA
- a CDS encoding cell division protein FtsK encodes MSETYVPHQPDEPDEGPTDNVVPLRKPSADPAPTTRPDLPADPGPDPSTTTAPTESGETGPTETGEESGGVGRPVDSPTLPGSGVTSEKRRPILAEWLTDRRDFNATATRALRRAAYATGYHGVRAVSGVYVASLARYAPRGAARVIGGRMRWVSDAEGEPLRQATAMQGNAGVADYLKLSRQRDRRVRFRSAVMTTGFVVGLPLTLAMFVLAPGWLLALSGVVVTCVMGMVGQPEDRPVIGPAVLKTEVPKLTSTIVLRGLGAIGNAAINAAIKKGGDMNGMRFTSDIQRDGPGYRAEIDLPYGVTPEDVMEERQALASGMRRKMGCVWPSGDPTEHEGRMVLWVGDKPMNETDKPAWPLLKSGSVDLFKPVVFGNDQRMRDVSVTLMFASVVVGSIPRMGKTFLMRLLLLVGALDPRAEVHAYDFKGTGDFGALEPVCHRYRAGDEDEDIEYVVHALRELKEELRRRAKVIRSLPRSRCPESKVTPQLANDRKLRLHPIVVGFDECQVPFEHEKYGAEIEDICTDITKRGPALGIIGMFGTQRPDAKSLPTGISSNAVLRFCLKVMGQPANDMVLGTSMYKAGYRATMFSRTDRGICWMAGEGDDPRIVASAFVDAVGAEQIVARARKMREEYGNITGHAIGEEPDSNGGSDILADVLAVVTAEEEQVWCERVAARLEELRPEAYTGWKGENVTSALKPHGVKTGQVWGTTDEGEGKNRRGIKRADLATVVAERDRKRSSD; translated from the coding sequence GTGTCCGAGACCTACGTACCTCACCAGCCCGACGAGCCGGACGAGGGCCCGACGGACAACGTCGTCCCGCTGCGCAAACCGTCGGCCGACCCTGCCCCGACCACCCGCCCCGACCTTCCGGCCGACCCCGGGCCCGACCCGTCGACCACGACCGCCCCGACGGAGTCGGGTGAGACCGGACCGACCGAGACCGGGGAGGAGTCGGGCGGGGTCGGGCGGCCGGTCGACTCGCCGACGCTTCCCGGGTCGGGTGTCACGTCCGAGAAGCGCCGGCCGATCCTCGCGGAGTGGCTGACCGACCGGCGGGACTTCAACGCCACCGCGACCCGCGCCCTCAGGCGCGCCGCCTACGCCACCGGCTACCACGGCGTGCGTGCCGTCTCCGGGGTCTATGTGGCTTCCCTGGCCCGGTACGCGCCCCGAGGTGCGGCGCGTGTCATCGGGGGCCGGATGCGGTGGGTGTCCGACGCCGAGGGGGAGCCGCTGCGGCAGGCCACCGCCATGCAGGGCAACGCGGGGGTGGCCGACTATCTGAAGCTCTCCCGGCAGCGGGATCGTCGGGTGCGTTTCCGGTCGGCGGTCATGACCACCGGGTTCGTGGTCGGGCTGCCGCTCACGCTGGCCATGTTCGTTCTGGCCCCCGGCTGGCTGTTGGCCCTCTCCGGGGTGGTGGTCACCTGCGTGATGGGCATGGTCGGGCAGCCCGAGGACCGGCCGGTGATCGGCCCTGCGGTGCTTAAGACGGAGGTGCCCAAGCTGACGTCCACGATCGTGCTGCGCGGCCTGGGCGCCATCGGGAACGCCGCGATCAACGCCGCCATCAAGAAGGGCGGCGACATGAACGGCATGCGCTTCACCTCCGACATCCAGCGCGACGGCCCGGGCTACCGCGCCGAGATCGACCTGCCCTACGGCGTCACCCCCGAGGACGTGATGGAGGAACGCCAGGCCCTCGCCTCCGGGATGCGGCGCAAGATGGGCTGTGTGTGGCCGTCGGGCGACCCGACCGAGCACGAGGGCCGCATGGTCCTGTGGGTGGGCGACAAGCCCATGAACGAGACCGACAAGCCCGCCTGGCCACTGTTGAAGTCCGGCAGCGTGGACCTGTTCAAGCCAGTCGTGTTCGGCAACGACCAGCGCATGCGGGACGTGTCGGTGACGCTGATGTTCGCTTCCGTGGTCGTCGGCTCCATCCCCCGGATGGGCAAGACGTTCCTGATGCGGCTTCTGCTACTTGTCGGCGCACTCGACCCGCGGGCGGAAGTCCACGCCTACGACTTCAAGGGCACCGGCGACTTCGGCGCCCTGGAGCCGGTCTGCCACCGCTACCGGGCCGGGGATGAGGACGAGGACATCGAGTACGTCGTCCACGCGCTGCGGGAGCTGAAGGAGGAGCTGCGCCGGCGTGCGAAGGTGATTCGCTCCCTGCCGCGCTCGCGGTGCCCGGAGTCGAAGGTCACCCCGCAGTTGGCCAACGACAGGAAGCTTCGGCTGCATCCGATCGTGGTCGGGTTCGATGAGTGTCAGGTGCCGTTCGAGCACGAGAAGTACGGCGCCGAGATCGAGGACATCTGCACCGACATCACCAAGCGCGGCCCCGCGCTGGGCATCATCGGCATGTTCGGCACCCAGCGGCCGGACGCCAAGTCCCTGCCCACTGGTATCAGCTCGAACGCGGTGCTGCGGTTCTGTCTGAAGGTCATGGGCCAGCCCGCCAACGACATGGTGCTGGGCACCAGTATGTACAAGGCGGGATACCGGGCCACGATGTTCTCCCGTACCGACCGCGGCATCTGCTGGATGGCCGGCGAGGGCGATGACCCGCGCATCGTGGCCTCCGCGTTCGTGGACGCCGTCGGCGCCGAACAGATCGTCGCCCGCGCGCGGAAGATGCGCGAGGAGTACGGCAACATCACCGGCCACGCCATCGGCGAGGAGCCCGACAGCAACGGCGGGAGCGACATCCTCGCCGACGTCCTCGCGGTCGTGACGGCTGAGGAGGAACAGGTGTGGTGCGAGCGTGTCGCCGCCCGGCTGGAGGAGCTGCGGCCCGAGGCGTACACGGGGTGGAAGGGCGAGAACGTCACCTCCGCGCTCAAGCCGCACGGCGTCAAGACCGGGCAGGTGTGGGGCACCACCGACGAGGGCGAGGGCAAGAACCGGCGCGGCATCAAGCGCGCCGACCTCGCCACGGTGGTTGCGGAGCGTGACCGTAAGCGGTCCTCGGACTGA
- a CDS encoding GntR family transcriptional regulator, with product MGPKTAKVYEMLRARLASGEYGAGDKLPSERTLVDELGIGRTALRQVLARLVAEGALEVRGRSSYRVPGAVSVATPEGPEPWRIHGERDLYDNRWVRLQLWDVEPPGMERFEHHVVKLQHVAITAVLDDRDRVLMMWRYRFVPQQWGWELPGGIVDEGEDPADTASREVVEETGWRPKKLEHVVTFQPMVGMVDSPHEIFVGHGAEQIGSPTDLEEAGHIEWVPLADVPGLMSRGELMGSGTLVALLHILANRGKPGPTTAR from the coding sequence ATGGGACCGAAGACGGCCAAGGTCTACGAAATGCTTCGCGCCCGACTCGCCTCCGGCGAGTACGGCGCCGGCGACAAGCTGCCCTCCGAACGCACACTCGTCGACGAGCTGGGCATCGGCAGGACAGCGCTCCGGCAAGTGCTGGCCCGACTTGTCGCAGAGGGGGCCTTGGAGGTCAGAGGGCGAAGCTCGTACCGCGTTCCCGGCGCCGTGAGCGTCGCAACGCCGGAGGGCCCCGAGCCATGGCGTATCCATGGCGAACGGGACCTGTACGACAACCGATGGGTGAGGCTTCAGCTCTGGGATGTGGAACCACCCGGCATGGAGCGCTTCGAACACCACGTAGTGAAGCTTCAGCATGTGGCCATCACGGCGGTTCTGGACGATCGGGACCGAGTGCTGATGATGTGGCGCTACCGCTTTGTCCCCCAGCAGTGGGGATGGGAGCTCCCAGGTGGAATCGTGGACGAGGGCGAGGACCCTGCCGACACGGCGTCGCGAGAGGTCGTTGAGGAAACCGGCTGGCGGCCCAAGAAGCTGGAGCACGTCGTCACCTTCCAGCCCATGGTCGGCATGGTCGACTCGCCTCACGAGATCTTCGTAGGCCACGGAGCTGAGCAGATCGGCTCACCGACGGACCTTGAGGAAGCAGGACACATCGAATGGGTGCCGCTGGCGGATGTCCCTGGGCTCATGTCCCGCGGTGAGTTGATGGGCTCCGGGACGCTCGTTGCGCTGCTCCACATCCTGGCGAATCGCGGTAAGCCTGGCCCTACAACCGCGCGCTGA
- a CDS encoding epoxide hydrolase family protein, whose amino-acid sequence MPRPTSDVEAFEAHAPDADLDDLRARLAAARLPEAETVHRAAPGPGRWDQGVPLADLVDLVDYWRTGYDWRSFEARLDRIGQFRTTIDGLRIHFLHRRSTRADATPLLLTHGWPGSIAEFVDVVDELADPEDADTPAFHVVIPSLPGFGYSDKPTTTGWGTERIAAAWVELMERLGYRTFAAHGGDWGGNITTVLGGRFPEHLLGIHTTFAEAPPGLTTDGLTAAERRWTEEARHFWRHRAAYAKQQATRPQTIGYALVDSPVGLLSWILDKFAEWSDTEDSPFETISRDRVLDDVTLYWLTRTGASAARIYYESHNSLDPELRVDVPSAISMYPRDIEKSPRPWAQERYRQIVRWNAPESGGHFPSLEVPEYFVKDLQEGLAAVLAATR is encoded by the coding sequence ATGCCCCGTCCGACCAGCGACGTCGAAGCATTTGAAGCCCACGCACCTGACGCCGACCTCGACGATCTGCGCGCACGGCTGGCCGCGGCGCGGCTGCCGGAAGCCGAGACGGTCCATCGCGCCGCGCCCGGCCCAGGCCGCTGGGACCAGGGCGTCCCCCTCGCCGACCTCGTCGATCTCGTGGACTACTGGCGCACCGGATACGACTGGCGGTCCTTCGAAGCGCGCCTCGACCGGATCGGCCAGTTCCGCACGACCATCGACGGTCTGCGCATCCACTTCCTGCACCGCCGCTCCACACGTGCGGATGCCACCCCGCTGCTGCTGACGCACGGCTGGCCGGGCAGCATCGCCGAGTTCGTCGACGTGGTGGACGAACTGGCGGATCCGGAGGACGCGGACACGCCGGCCTTCCACGTCGTGATCCCCTCACTGCCGGGCTTCGGTTACAGCGACAAGCCGACCACCACCGGCTGGGGAACCGAGAGGATCGCGGCCGCATGGGTGGAACTGATGGAAAGGCTCGGCTACCGCACGTTCGCAGCGCACGGCGGCGACTGGGGCGGCAACATCACCACGGTTCTCGGCGGCAGGTTCCCGGAGCACCTCCTGGGCATCCACACGACGTTCGCAGAGGCACCGCCCGGGCTGACGACTGACGGGCTGACGGCTGCCGAGCGCCGCTGGACCGAGGAAGCCCGCCACTTCTGGCGCCACCGCGCGGCCTACGCGAAGCAGCAGGCCACCCGGCCGCAGACCATCGGCTACGCGCTCGTCGATTCACCGGTCGGACTCCTCTCCTGGATCCTCGACAAGTTCGCCGAGTGGTCGGACACCGAGGACAGCCCGTTCGAGACGATTTCCCGGGACCGCGTTCTCGACGACGTCACCCTGTACTGGCTGACGCGGACCGGCGCCTCGGCGGCCCGCATCTACTACGAAAGCCACAACTCGCTCGATCCCGAACTCCGGGTCGACGTCCCCTCCGCGATCAGCATGTATCCCCGCGACATCGAGAAGAGCCCCCGCCCCTGGGCGCAGGAACGGTACCGGCAGATCGTCCGGTGGAATGCGCCCGAAAGCGGCGGCCACTTCCCTTCGCTGGAGGTCCCCGAGTACTTCGTCAAGGATCTGCAGGAAGGTCTCGCGGCAGTACTGGCCGCCACCCGGTGA
- a CDS encoding GH25 family lysozyme: protein MADHIKGIDVASYQSENYGTRGLDFVIIKITEGTSYTNPKWVAQRQTGRDAGLVTGFYHFVRPGSMKAQADYFLSKINLRAGDVLALDWEDSGVSSADKDAWIRYVQGKAEGHRVLLYCNVDFWLNRDTSSFAGDGLWIAQYNGRPGQPSIQHPWLLHQYTSDPIDTNLARFDSRAAMRAWATGGQEDDMPSQQELYDGVWELDGRMTVPWGSDANPEWKPKSVLIHIGEVARETRGRVKGLENAVAELTAKGAARDAVLAKLAEGGGLTAAEIQAAAEAGAQAALDRLADALTTEE from the coding sequence ATGGCTGATCACATCAAGGGCATCGACGTGGCGTCGTACCAGTCCGAGAACTACGGCACCCGAGGGCTGGACTTCGTCATCATCAAGATCACCGAGGGGACGTCCTACACGAACCCCAAATGGGTGGCACAGCGACAGACCGGCCGGGACGCCGGGCTGGTCACCGGCTTCTACCACTTCGTGCGGCCCGGCAGCATGAAGGCGCAGGCCGACTACTTCCTCTCGAAGATCAACCTGCGCGCCGGGGACGTCCTCGCCCTCGACTGGGAGGACTCGGGCGTCTCCTCCGCCGACAAGGACGCCTGGATCAGATACGTGCAGGGCAAGGCCGAAGGGCACCGGGTGCTGCTCTACTGCAACGTCGACTTCTGGCTGAACCGCGACACGTCCTCGTTCGCGGGGGACGGCCTGTGGATCGCCCAGTACAACGGCCGCCCCGGACAGCCGAGCATCCAACACCCGTGGCTGCTCCACCAGTACACCAGCGACCCCATCGACACCAATCTCGCCCGGTTCGACAGCCGCGCGGCGATGCGCGCCTGGGCGACGGGCGGCCAGGAGGACGACATGCCCAGCCAGCAGGAGCTCTACGACGGAGTATGGGAACTCGACGGCCGGATGACCGTGCCCTGGGGCAGTGACGCCAACCCCGAATGGAAGCCCAAGAGCGTCCTCATCCACATCGGCGAGGTCGCACGGGAGACCCGCGGCCGCGTCAAAGGGCTGGAGAACGCCGTGGCCGAACTGACCGCGAAAGGCGCGGCCCGGGACGCCGTCCTGGCCAAGCTCGCAGAGGGCGGCGGACTGACCGCCGCCGAGATCCAGGCCGCGGCCGAAGCCGGCGCCCAGGCCGCCCTCGACAGGCTCGCGGACGCGCTCACCACGGAGGAGTGA
- a CDS encoding DUF2637 domain-containing protein → MSVDLTKSPAPGTAGVPALSKQERGLLAAVAVFAVGVGGLGLASSFDAVQGAAVRWGFGQPWMLPVGIDVAIPVFTAANLLLIRVNMPLGWVRFVPWALTAVTCWLNVAAGHTLSARLAHGTMPLLWVVLSEVAAHVYASRIGAVTGARMERIRRSRWLLAFPSTFALWRRMVLWEVTSYSAALERERERQLARAELREEYGRRWRRKAPRRTRVMLKLGELAPHDTAPAPAELPAQETAPEPVAPEPTPEPVKQPTRRRPAKKSKPNKAPRLSFEELLEKAREITAEWPFERLEAAPIREAVGCGQTRSRELREALKAERREQGPAGVAA, encoded by the coding sequence ATGAGCGTCGACCTCACCAAATCCCCGGCCCCCGGCACGGCCGGGGTGCCGGCGCTCAGCAAGCAGGAACGCGGGCTGCTGGCCGCGGTCGCCGTCTTCGCCGTCGGTGTCGGCGGTCTCGGGCTGGCCTCCAGCTTCGACGCGGTGCAGGGTGCCGCGGTCCGCTGGGGGTTCGGACAGCCGTGGATGCTGCCGGTCGGTATCGACGTGGCGATCCCGGTCTTCACCGCCGCCAACCTCCTGCTGATCCGGGTGAACATGCCGCTGGGGTGGGTGCGGTTCGTGCCCTGGGCGCTCACGGCGGTGACCTGCTGGCTGAACGTGGCGGCCGGTCACACGCTCTCGGCGCGGCTGGCGCACGGCACGATGCCGCTGCTGTGGGTGGTGCTCTCCGAGGTGGCCGCGCACGTCTACGCCTCCCGCATCGGCGCAGTGACCGGCGCGCGGATGGAGCGTATCCGCCGCTCGCGGTGGCTGCTGGCCTTCCCCTCCACCTTCGCGCTGTGGCGCCGGATGGTGCTGTGGGAGGTCACCAGCTACAGCGCCGCCCTGGAACGCGAGCGCGAACGCCAGCTCGCCCGCGCCGAGCTGCGCGAGGAGTACGGGCGCCGCTGGCGGCGTAAGGCTCCTCGCCGTACCCGCGTGATGCTCAAGCTCGGCGAGCTGGCCCCACACGACACCGCCCCGGCCCCGGCCGAGCTTCCGGCACAGGAGACCGCCCCGGAACCGGTAGCACCCGAGCCGACCCCGGAGCCCGTGAAGCAGCCGACTCGGCGCCGACCCGCGAAGAAGAGCAAGCCCAACAAGGCCCCGCGGCTCTCGTTCGAGGAGCTGCTGGAAAAGGCCCGTGAGATCACCGCCGAGTGGCCGTTCGAGCGGCTGGAGGCCGCACCGATCCGTGAAGCGGTCGGCTGCGGGCAGACCCGCTCCCGGGAGCTGCGCGAAGCCCTGAAGGCCGAACGCCGCGAGCAGGGACCTGCGGGGGTGGCCGCGTGA
- a CDS encoding CGNR zinc finger domain-containing protein produces the protein MRAGFPDFRLGNVLATSFTATLTERHGDAVERIPTPQRLVDWLALYGLAVDSCTDTQLEIARELREAIDVAATAAALQDALPASAVQVINDRSVQGRAAAILTPGGMRQWQLGPASRLEDALSVIAADAIEIIAGERDGKLALCASPTCRAAFFDASQSRTRKWCDMNTCGNRQKKARFNANRRKDSGPAE, from the coding sequence ATGCGTGCTGGGTTTCCCGACTTCCGCCTCGGCAATGTGCTGGCCACCAGCTTCACGGCGACTCTGACGGAGCGTCATGGCGACGCCGTGGAGCGCATTCCCACGCCGCAGCGGCTCGTCGACTGGCTGGCGCTGTACGGCCTCGCCGTGGATTCCTGCACCGACACCCAGCTCGAAATCGCCCGGGAACTACGGGAGGCGATCGACGTCGCCGCGACGGCGGCGGCACTCCAGGACGCTCTCCCCGCATCCGCCGTTCAGGTCATCAACGACCGCAGCGTCCAGGGGCGGGCCGCCGCGATTCTGACGCCCGGCGGCATGCGGCAATGGCAGCTCGGTCCGGCTTCCCGCCTGGAGGATGCCCTCAGTGTGATCGCCGCCGACGCGATCGAGATCATCGCCGGTGAACGGGACGGCAAGCTGGCCCTGTGCGCATCACCGACCTGCCGGGCCGCCTTCTTCGACGCCAGCCAGAGCCGCACCCGCAAATGGTGCGACATGAACACCTGCGGGAATCGTCAGAAGAAAGCGCGCTTCAATGCCAACCGGCGCAAGGACTCCGGACCGGCGGAGTGA